Within the Serratia sp. UGAL515B_01 genome, the region CCGACGACACCGCTGTTCAGCACGTCTGTTCCGGTAATTAACGCATTACAACCGTTATCAGAGCTTGCGGTTTCACCGCAGTTATTTTTACCGGCAACCTGATAATCTGCCGGGCTGCGTGAGGCAAAAAGGGTGATCCCTTGATCGACCCATAACATCACGTCACTTTTAAGTGTCAGCGGGCCGCTCAGGAACGCATTTTCCCCGCTGTTGCCAACCACCAACTTAACGGCACCGCTGCTGCAGGCATTAATTGCTGCTTGGATACGGATGGTATCAGGTTGCGAACGTTCTGGGTTGGCATCGACGGTTTCATCCAATAAGCCTAAAGCATTCTGAGTTAACTCTGCTGTCAGGGTTTGGCAAATTTCAGGCATTACTGGCTCTTTTCCCACCAGTTCGGGATCGTTAAGGGCAGAGTCTGGCCATGCGCCACTGCGGGATGATGGTGTTAGTGGTTCAATAGGTTCAGCAGGATCAGTGGGGTCAACAGTATTAATCGGGGTAGTGGTGTTAGTTTGAGAGGCTATGGTGTTACCTGAGTTATCACAGGCCGTCAGCGCAAGCAGAAAAATGACCATAACTGATAGAGACTTAATATTCCTTCGCATAAATGTCCTCATAATGAAACGGCGTTCCATAATGAGATATTGTCTCGCCAAGTACATTGCTGCAACTATTACATAAAATAACTATGATCATTCAAATTATTAACTATTCGGTTTGTGCGAGGCGCTTTTTTTAAGCTAACTACCTGTGTTAACTGCGTATTTAGGCTGTGTTCCTTAATGGTACTCAAATCATCTCCAGTGGAAGGCACATAACCAGAGAGTAGAAGGTTGAACAAATGTGGTAGGGTTCTTTTTTAGGCACGAGAAGAGAAAACTGGCCTGATTGGGCCAAATATGTCCAATCAAGATTTTCGGTGTTGTGCAGCGTTCATGAAAGACAACTGCTATTCAGGAAAGATTTACATTACTATTTATAGATGGGGTTTGCCGAGAGTCAGGTATCATGAAAAGTGAAATGAGCGGTATTCTTGTCTTCCTTGTGGCAGCCGAAACAGGTAATTTTTCAAAAGCTGCAGAAAATCTTCACCTCACGCGCTCTGCTATCACCAAGACCATTGCTCGGTTGGAGTCTAGGCTTGGTGTATCCCTGTTTAATAGAACAACCCGTAGCCAAAGTCTTACTGACGAAGGCATTCTTTATTATGAGTATTGTCGGCGTGCTGTTAACGAAATCCTGAAAGCTGAAGAAATACTTGAAGGAGAAAAACTTCAGGTAAGCGGACGTTTAAGGATTTCTGTTCCGGTCTTGTTCGGTCATCTTTGTATCGCGCCACTCCTCACCGAATTAATGCGAGAACATTCAGGTCTTGAACTGGAAATGTCTTTTAGCGACAGGATCGTAGATATCACCGAAGAAGGTTTCGATTTAGCCATCCGGATCGGAAATTTGCCTGACAGTACCAGCCTGATAGCCCGAAAAATTGCCGCGCACCGTATGGTGTTCTGCGCGTCACCGTCTTATTTAAGCCTGGCAGGTGAACCGACGTCGGAAGAAATGCTCAGCCAGCATGCGGCTATTGCCTATATCCGTTCGGGGCGTATACAAAAATGGCGAGCAAAGAGGGCTGATGGCAACGTGTGGGAAATTACGCCTGCTGCAAGACTTATGATGGATGATATGCAGGCTGTCAAAGGAGCTGCCATGGCGGGGAGCGGTATTGCCTGGTTGCCTTACTGGCTGGCTCGTGATGCGTTGCAGTTGGGGGCATTGCAGGAAATATTGAAAAATATGAATACGGAACTTTGGCCGATTTATGCGGTTTGGCCGCGCACGCCACGTCTTGCGCTCAAGGTCAGGGTTGCGGTAGATCGTCTGGTCAGCGAGCTGCCGCAGAGAATGGCATTAGCAGAAGCGCCTTTTGAATGAAGTGTGACGTACCTCATAAGATCCTGACCAAGAGCTCTTGAATTATGCTAAGGCTAGAATTTTTGCTCGTGCTTCTGCGATACCTTTGTCGCGTCCGTGATGTTTGATATCCATACCTTCAGCATAAACAAACTCAACGTCGTTTATGCCGAGCAAACTCAGAACTGAGCGTAAATAAGGTGTCACCGCGTCTGTCGCCTGATCAACATGAATTCCACCGCGAGAACTGATGACTACCGCCTTCACCCCTTCAACAAGGCCCTGCGGATAGGTTTCAGTATATTTGAACGTTACTCCGGCCCGAGCCACCAAGTCGAACCAGTTTTTGAGTTGAGTGGGTACATTCAGGTTATACATAGGTGCACCAATGACGAGAATCTCGCTTTTTTTCAACTCAGCTATCAGCTGGTCAGAAAGAGTGACAACCTGGCGAGCTCGAGAGCTCAAATTTTGCCCATTTCGCAGTGCGTCGAATAATTCGCTATCCAGAACTGGCAACTCAAGCGTTGTCAGGTCATGTTCGATAATCTCATCATGAAGCGCTTTTTGCCGGCGTTCAGATAGAAAAGCATCAATTAGTGAGTTTGTTTGAGAGGCTGGCCCCATGATGCTGGATTTAAGTACAAGGATCTTACTCATGATATTTCATATTTCCTGAATTTGGTTATAAAAAAGCAGCATTATTATCGGTGCCTGATTTAATCCGAAAATACTATCACTAGATAAAATAAAATATTGTTGAAGTTTTTTATAGAAATTGATTCCCAAAAAGAAACAATAAAGCATGGTAAATAAAAATTGTGATGGGTAAAATTCTTCCTGCCATCAGGATTAGAACGATGTATTAAAATTAACCGTTTCAGGAAGATAAGAATATGAACGTTAAAAAAATCTTATTAATTGCCAGTTTGCTCTCTCTAAGCAGTTTTAATTTACAGGCGCAAGAGAATACCAGCAGTGTTGATCTCTCCAAGTTCAGATTCAGCAAAGCCGAAATGCAGGAAATCGCTAACCCTCACTTACTGTCACACCGAATTTTTTACGAAAAGCCTTCCCAAGGTCCTGATGCAGCCTGGTTTGATGCGGTAAAGCAAGGCAATCTTGCAACGGTAAAAAAAATGGTGGAAGCGGGGCAAAATCTTGAAGCTAAGGATGAAGCTTCACTGGGGCAAACAGCATTAGGCTGGGCTGCTTTTATCGGTTATTTCGATATCGTTCAGTACCTGGTTGAAAAAGGGGCTGATATCCGCGCTACAGACCGTGCCGACGTATATAATAGCGTCAAGTCGGCAGTGATGGGCAAGAACGTCGAGGTAGTCAAATACCTCCATGAACGTTTAAAAAATGAAATAGACTGGAACGCCAAAGAAAAAGACGGTGAAACCTTGTTTATGGTGGCTGCGGTTGATGGAAGGCTGGATACCGTAAAATATATTCTACAGTTCAATCCCGATTTAAACGTGGTAGCCGTCAACGAAACCCCAAAAATCGACGCTAGCCCGCTTAGCGGAGCCTGTGAAAATGGCTTTGTTGATGTGGCTAACCTATTGATAGAAAAAGGGGCGATCAACCATAAAACTGGAAAATCCAGCTGCAATTAACCTGGATGGTAAGCGCTAAAAAAGAAATGCCTGCTCGGATATACCTAAGTTCTATCAAGATGCAGGTAGGTGGCACAATTGAGCGACAACGCTGTTGGGAGCTGACTTGAACAGCGCGTGAGATGGCCGTTGAGTGAGCCTCAAGGATGAGACTCATGAATCCCCATGAATTAGGCTGTAGTGAATGAAGGAAGGTAACATCCCTAGAGTTTGAAGGATGGCGGGGATAGCTAAGCTTAAATTGTTTCATTTTAAGCTTCAGGCGGGAGTGATGTGAAACGCTGTGGATCCAGCCGTGAAGGGACGCATCGCATACCTATGCTCTATGTTCAACGGCTGGCTAATCTGTCATTAAGGATGAAACCTACATTTGCGAGAAGGTATTCATAATAACCCCACCGCTGATAATCAGCGCCATGGCAAAGATGGCGGGTAGATCGGGTTTCTGTTTGTAGAGCAGCATGGAAACGAAAGTGACGCCGACAATACCAA harbors:
- a CDS encoding LysR family transcriptional regulator: MKSEMSGILVFLVAAETGNFSKAAENLHLTRSAITKTIARLESRLGVSLFNRTTRSQSLTDEGILYYEYCRRAVNEILKAEEILEGEKLQVSGRLRISVPVLFGHLCIAPLLTELMREHSGLELEMSFSDRIVDITEEGFDLAIRIGNLPDSTSLIARKIAAHRMVFCASPSYLSLAGEPTSEEMLSQHAAIAYIRSGRIQKWRAKRADGNVWEITPAARLMMDDMQAVKGAAMAGSGIAWLPYWLARDALQLGALQEILKNMNTELWPIYAVWPRTPRLALKVRVAVDRLVSELPQRMALAEAPFE
- a CDS encoding NAD(P)H-dependent oxidoreductase; translated protein: MSKILVLKSSIMGPASQTNSLIDAFLSERRQKALHDEIIEHDLTTLELPVLDSELFDALRNGQNLSSRARQVVTLSDQLIAELKKSEILVIGAPMYNLNVPTQLKNWFDLVARAGVTFKYTETYPQGLVEGVKAVVISSRGGIHVDQATDAVTPYLRSVLSLLGINDVEFVYAEGMDIKHHGRDKGIAEARAKILALA
- a CDS encoding ankyrin repeat domain-containing protein, whose translation is MNVKKILLIASLLSLSSFNLQAQENTSSVDLSKFRFSKAEMQEIANPHLLSHRIFYEKPSQGPDAAWFDAVKQGNLATVKKMVEAGQNLEAKDEASLGQTALGWAAFIGYFDIVQYLVEKGADIRATDRADVYNSVKSAVMGKNVEVVKYLHERLKNEIDWNAKEKDGETLFMVAAVDGRLDTVKYILQFNPDLNVVAVNETPKIDASPLSGACENGFVDVANLLIEKGAINHKTGKSSCN